The following is a genomic window from Citrifermentans bemidjiense Bem.
AGGAGGCCCCCCGCGCTGGCCAGGAGCGCAAGAGCTTCAGCAACAACCCTTTCGCCGCGCTGAAAAACGGCAAGGAATAAGCATCCGCTGAGTTTGAAGCGGGTTCGGGGCGCAGCCAAAAAGCCCCGGCCGCGCAAGGAGGAAATGCCATGTTATTCGAGACCATAGTGGTTGGCGCCCTCGGGGTCAACTGCTTCATACTGGGAGACAAGCAGAGTAACGAAGGGGTGGTGGTGGACCCGGGTGCAGACTTCGAGCTGATCGCCGACGCCATCGCGCGCTTCGGGATCAAGGTCAAGTACATCATCAACACCCACGGCCACTTCGACCACGTCGGCTGCAACCGTAGCGTCCAAGAGAAGACCGGCGCGGAGCTTTTGATCCACCAGGGGGACCAAACGCTTCTGGAACTGGCCGCCAAAAGCGCGCAGAAGTACGGGCTTAAGGCCGAGGCCTCTCCTGCCCCGACACGGTTTCTTGAGGACGGCATGAAGCTCGAATTCGGCAAGCGCACCATCGAGGTGCTGCACACGCCCGGGCACACCCAGGGGGGGTGCTGCCTCCTTCTCGCCCACGAGAAGCTGGTGATCACCGGCGACACCCTTTTCGCCGACTCTGTCGGGCGCACCGACCTCCCCGGCGGGTCGCACGAGCAGCTGATGGCCTCGATCAAGGCGAAGTTGATGCCGCTTCCCGACGACACCACCGTCTGGCCCGGACACGGCCCCTCCAGCACCATCGGCCGCGAGAGGCGCAGCAATCCCTACATCAACGAATAGGAGGAGGCGATGCTGAAAGGGAAGGAGATCGTTCTCGGGGTAACCGGCGGGATTGCGGTGTACAAGGCCGTCGAACTTTTGCGCCTTTTGGTCAAGGCGGGTGCGACGGTACACGTGGTTATGACGCAGGCCGCGAAACAGTTCGTCACGCCGCTCACCTTCCAGACCCTTTCGGGTAACCCCGTGCACAGCGAGCTCTTCAACCTGATCTCGGAGCAGGAGATAGGGCACATATCGCTCGCGGAAAGGGCCGACCTCTTCATCGTCGCCCCCGCCACGGCCAACTGCATCGGGAAACTCGCCTGCGGCATCGCCGACGACCTGCTGACCACTACCGTCATGGCCACCAAGGCGCCGGTCCTGATCGCCCCGGCCATGAACGTCAACATGTACCAGAACCCCATTTACCGCGAGAACGAAGAGCGCCTGAAAAAGCACGGCTACCTCTTCGTGGCGCCGGTCTGCGGCATGCTCGCCTGCGGCTATGAGGGGGAGGGGAAACTTCAGGCCCCCGAAGTGATCCTAGCCGAGGCGGTGGCGGCGCTCACCCCCAAAAGGCTTGCGGGGGAGCGGATCCTGGTGACGGCGGGGCCGACCCTGGAAGAGATCGATCCGGTGCGCTTCATCAGCAACCACTCCTCGGGGAAGATGGGGTACGCCATAGCGAGGCAGGCGCAGCTAAAGGGAGCGGAGGTCACCCTGGTGACCGGGCCCACGGCGCTCGCAGCGCCGCACGGTGTGAAGGTGATCCGGGTGCAGAGCGCTGCCGAGATGCGGGACGCCGTCATGGGGCTTCTGGAGCGGACCGACATCGTGATCAAGGCGGCGGCGGTGGCGGACTACCGCCCGAAGTCCCGCAGCGGCGAGAAGATGAAGAAGAGCGCGGCTGCCCTTTCCATTGAACTGGAGAAAAACCCGGACATCCTGGCCGAGATAGGGGGGATGAAAGGGGAAAGGCTCCTGGTCGGATTCGCGGCAGAAACCCAGGAACTGGTGAAAAACGCCACCGCGAAGCTGAACGCGAAGAACCTGGACCTCGTGGTCGCGAACGACGTCTCCCAGGAGGGGGCCGGCTTCAACGTCGACACCAACATCGCGAAGCTCTTGTACCGGGACGGCCGGGTGGAGGCGCTTCCCATGATGGGGAAAGAGGAGCTGGCGGGGGAGATACTGGAGCGCGTGGAACTGCTGCGCGGAGAGGGAGCCGGCAAGGCGGAAAAGCCGGGGAGCCCGTCAGCCCGATAGGATCTCCAAGAGGAGCTCGGGGCGGCAGATCGCCTGCTTCAGCTTCGGCTTCAGCTCCTCCAGTTCGTCTAAGGCCTGGGGCTTGGTGATCTTTCCGGTCCGGTACAAAAGGCGCAGGTTCTTCCTGACCGCTTCGGCTGCGGCGAGGGCGCGCTCGCCGGTCGGGTCGGCAAAGTAGTAGCGGGACTCTTCGTCGTTGTTGAGGAAGTCGAAGACCGCTTCCTGGGCGAGCTGCATGTACTCCTCCCGGTCATCCTCCTCCAGGACGTAGCGGGAGGTTTCCGAAAGGGTCTGCAAGAGCCCTTGCCATTTCTCCAGGCGGCTCACCAGCAGGATCGAGTTGAAGATCCTCTTGTTGGTGCCGAAGGAGAAGATGGTGTCGGAAAGGACCTTGCGCAAAAGCGCGTCGTTGGAGCTGAAATGTTCCAGGGACACCTTCTTCGCCGTCTCCCAGATCTCCTTTTCCACGAAGTTTTCGAAGCGCATCTCCCAGTAGGCGTGCTTCAAGGTGAGGGAGGAGAAGCTCCTCATCACCTTGTAGGGGACGTAGTAGTTGTGGGCGATGCAGTCCGCGGCGAGATGGCTCAGGTAGCCGTAGGCGCAGGCCTTTTGCGCGTCGTCCCCCGCCTTGTCCAGCACGCGGTGGCCGATGCGCCAGCGGTGGCAGTGCTGCAGGTAGTGGGTGAACTTCTTGCCGAGCGTGATGTCGGCCGCGATAGTGCCGTAGAGAAAGTCGTAGGGATGGGCGCCGATAACGGCCGCTACGGCGGGCTTGAGCGCGTCCAGGTTGGCGAGGACGTTCATGCCGAGCTGGAGATGGATGCCGGCGCCCCAGGCGTAGGCCTGCTCCGGCACCGCTATGACCAGGAAGAGGGTTGCTGCAGCTAGTATCAACATGTGGTCGAGCATAGTTAATGAGCTTGAAAAAGTAAAGGGGTTTGGGATGGTCGAGATGGACGAGCGGGAAACCGTGCTAGGCTCGCTGAAAGGGTACCTGGCGGAGCTTTTGGAGAGCGGCGTGGACGAGCTCACCTTTGGGGAGCCGGTTGCCGGAGAGCGGGAGAAGCGTGCCGCGGTCCAGGCACCGACCGCGCCCGCAGAGGCATTCCCGCAGGCGCCCGCCCCCTCTGCCGCGCCGGAGCCGGCGGCCCCGGTTCGTGCGGAGGCGAGCTACCGGCCGGCCGCGCCGGAAGATTCATTGCGAGTGGAAGGGGATCCGCGGGCCCGGCTGCTCTTCGTCATGCACGGATCGGGATTCGCCGGGGAGGCGGGGGAGCTTCTGGAGAAGATCGTCGTCGCCATGGGATTGGGCAAGGAGCAGGTTGGCCTTTTAAGCTTTGACAGCGGTGAGGCTTCCCGCGCCGCCGTCGCCGGCCGGATCGCCGCGCTCGCTCCCGAGGTGGTGGTGAGCATGGGGGAGGAGGCGACCGCCCTGCTGCTCCAAAGCGAGGCCCCCCTGCAGCGGCTGCGGGGCAGGTTCCACGATCTGTCCGGGATAGCGCTCATGCCGACCCACCATCCCGAGGCGATGCTGGAGAACCAGGGGCTCAAACGGGACGCCTGGAACGACATGCAGCAGGTGATGGGGCGCCTGGGGCAGGGGCGCTAGCGCGGAGCGGTGCAGGTCTTGAGTCTGCCGTTCTCGAAGAGCACGATCGGCTGCAGGTCGACGCAGATCTTGCCGTCCACCTCGACCCGGGTGGCGAGGACGCACCCTTCCAGTTTGCCGGAGGTATAGAAGCTGATAGTGCTGTACTCGTTGCAGGCCAGCCCCTCGTAGTAGAAGAAGTCCCTGGTGATGCAGCTCTTCAAGGTCCCCAGTTCGTAGAACTCAGCCTCAGCGTACATGTTGCATCTCACGCCGCTTAACAGGGTGATGTCTTTGAGCGGACAGGACTTC
Proteins encoded in this region:
- a CDS encoding MBL fold metallo-hydrolase, with the translated sequence MLFETIVVGALGVNCFILGDKQSNEGVVVDPGADFELIADAIARFGIKVKYIINTHGHFDHVGCNRSVQEKTGAELLIHQGDQTLLELAAKSAQKYGLKAEASPAPTRFLEDGMKLEFGKRTIEVLHTPGHTQGGCCLLLAHEKLVITGDTLFADSVGRTDLPGGSHEQLMASIKAKLMPLPDDTTVWPGHGPSSTIGRERRSNPYINE
- the coaBC gene encoding bifunctional phosphopantothenoylcysteine decarboxylase/phosphopantothenate--cysteine ligase CoaBC yields the protein MLKGKEIVLGVTGGIAVYKAVELLRLLVKAGATVHVVMTQAAKQFVTPLTFQTLSGNPVHSELFNLISEQEIGHISLAERADLFIVAPATANCIGKLACGIADDLLTTTVMATKAPVLIAPAMNVNMYQNPIYRENEERLKKHGYLFVAPVCGMLACGYEGEGKLQAPEVILAEAVAALTPKRLAGERILVTAGPTLEEIDPVRFISNHSSGKMGYAIARQAQLKGAEVTLVTGPTALAAPHGVKVIRVQSAAEMRDAVMGLLERTDIVIKAAAVADYRPKSRSGEKMKKSAAALSIELEKNPDILAEIGGMKGERLLVGFAAETQELVKNATAKLNAKNLDLVVANDVSQEGAGFNVDTNIAKLLYRDGRVEALPMMGKEELAGEILERVELLRGEGAGKAEKPGSPSAR
- a CDS encoding zinc dependent phospholipase C family protein, whose translation is MLDHMLILAAATLFLVIAVPEQAYAWGAGIHLQLGMNVLANLDALKPAVAAVIGAHPYDFLYGTIAADITLGKKFTHYLQHCHRWRIGHRVLDKAGDDAQKACAYGYLSHLAADCIAHNYYVPYKVMRSFSSLTLKHAYWEMRFENFVEKEIWETAKKVSLEHFSSNDALLRKVLSDTIFSFGTNKRIFNSILLVSRLEKWQGLLQTLSETSRYVLEEDDREEYMQLAQEAVFDFLNNDEESRYYFADPTGERALAAAEAVRKNLRLLYRTGKITKPQALDELEELKPKLKQAICRPELLLEILSG
- a CDS encoding uracil-DNA glycosylase family protein — its product is MVEMDERETVLGSLKGYLAELLESGVDELTFGEPVAGEREKRAAVQAPTAPAEAFPQAPAPSAAPEPAAPVRAEASYRPAAPEDSLRVEGDPRARLLFVMHGSGFAGEAGELLEKIVVAMGLGKEQVGLLSFDSGEASRAAVAGRIAALAPEVVVSMGEEATALLLQSEAPLQRLRGRFHDLSGIALMPTHHPEAMLENQGLKRDAWNDMQQVMGRLGQGR